The following is a genomic window from Calypte anna isolate BGI_N300 chromosome 15, bCalAnn1_v1.p, whole genome shotgun sequence.
AAGTCCTTGAGGATGAAGTCCCTGGccctgtttttcctgctgttggGTATGTAGGTGGTCCCCCCCCAGGGCTCCCCTGGGTTGGTAACTCCACGCCTAACTCAAATCTTTTCCTGTCTCCTCAGGGGTTGCTGCCTGTGCTGATGTCTCCCCCCGAGCTGTGTGGGAGTTTCGCAGCATGATCAAATGCACCATCCCAGCCAGCCATCCCCTGTGGGACTACGGGGACTACGGCTGTTACTGTGGCTTGGGAGGCAGTGGGACTCCGGTGGATGAGCTGGACAGGTTTGTAAGACTCTGCTTTTACAAAGCTCTTTCCTTGCTTGTGCTTTCATGGTTCTGCATGCCAGCTTCACTGCAGCTGGCCCTGCCTGTAAATGTTCACAAAACTCTCTGGCATCTGTGGATGATTACTTTCAAAGACCAATGTGTACTATCACACCTTGATGCCTTATTACTAAGACAAAATATAATCCAAACAACTCTTTTTTCTGTGGCAGCTACACTGCATTCATTccagtgttatttttttgtcagcagtgctgtgccaaAACTCTGCACACTGCCCAGTGCATGATCATCAACAcgtgcagggctgagctgctaAATGCTAAGATGTGTCTGGGGCAGTTTAGAGATGACACAAGGCTGATGGTCAAGGTGCAGGGAGCTGTGTTGCCTGTTAGCTCTTCAGCTCCGGGCACTGGCAGGGGGTGTCAGGTACACActggcttttcctttccctgggaCCAGTGAACAGCTTTGTGAAGATGCTGCACCAAGTACCCATGTGCCAGACACCTCCTGAACCATTTGCTGGCAGAACTTCTGTCTGCCCTCTTATCACTGGGTACCattttttggtggttgtttAGTGCCCTTTCAAAGCAATACTAGTGTACTTACCTGTCTTACAGGTCCATAGACTTTGCATTTTTGGTATTTTCTgaccttctcttcttccttatTTCCCAGGTGTTGTCAAGTACATGATGCATGCTACTCAAAGGCAACTAAACTAGACTCATGCAAGTTCTTACTGGACAACCCCTACACAGAGATGTACAAATACAGCTGCTCCAAAGGGGAGATTACATGTCACAGTATGTTCACTTCCACGTCACTCTGCTTTACACGTTGCTCCAGCCTCTCTCTTTTGAAGGAACAGGGCTGTGTTGCACTGTGTGCTTTTGTGACAGAAAGGCTCAGTCCAAGTCCTtgctgggggagggggctgctTGTTTTAAACGGGGTTACCATGCCCAAATGGACACCAGAATGAGTATTCCCTATATAGCACACAATTTATGGAAAATACATCTTATCTGGGTACAGAGGGGCACCTGTCCTCTCTACAGGGGACTGCATCCCTGTGGTACTTTTCTGGGAGTGCCTTTACTGGCAGGAACTAAGAAAGCAGCATCCTAACTCGTGTTACACAACTTCTGCCAAACATCACCAGCATAACAGTAGGTTTGTTAGGTCTCTCAAATGTGGATAAAATAGCAGGTAGTCTGGCAGACAGTGCTgcaaggaagagaggaaggcGTAAATAGATTGCTAGGCCAGTGGCTTAAGTGGGAAGCAGCACACAGACCCCCAAGAtgacagcagcagtgacacagcCCTACCCCTGCCTGAGTCACTGCCATGCCTGGTGAAAGAGAAGCAGGTCCTGACCGCTCCCGCTCTCTCCCCTCCAGCCAAAAACAACGAGTGCGAGATGTTCATCTGCAACTGCGACCGTGCCGCTGCCATGTGCTTCGCCAAGGCGTCCTACGATCCCGCGCACAGGAACCTGGACACCGCTAAACACTGCAAATAGTCCCTTCGCCCGTCCGGGCCGGCCTGTCACTAATAATAAAGTCTTGTAACCACCCAGCACCCGCCTCCCGCTGCCCGCGCCGCGCTGAGAGGAACGAGGCGGCGCTGAGGGGAACGAGGCGGCGCTGAGGGGACTGGCGGCGGCTGAGGCCCCGCCCCTTCTGACAACGAGCCCCCGTGGCGCGTGCGGCGCCACCGCGTGCTGTGATTGGCTCTGGGGAGACGCGCGGGCGCGAGGCCTGTGGCAGGCGCGCGTCGCGTGGCGGCGCCGTCCGCTCCCCTCAGGGTCTGGGCgggcggagcggggccgggggctGCGGGACGGGAGCTGCTCCGCACCGCGGGGTCTCCTCACGGCGCTCCAGCTGCCCTCTCTCGTCCTCCCGGTGAGCGTGGAGCGGAGGCACCGCTCCTCGGGCTGCCCGCACGTTGGCTGCAGCGCAGGTGCTTTTCTCGTGGGTGCTTGTCCCTCTGGGTGTGGTTGCGTGAGGGGCCTGAGGCGTTTGTCTCGCGGTTAAGTGTTCTCAGCCGCTTATACTCACCCATGGGAGGCCACCTCCTGCCCCCCGCTGTTCTGGGCAGGAGCTGTAGGGGAGGGAGGTCACATTGACCTCAAAGTCAGGGGAGGACAGGGAACCCCTCTGAGGGGTAGTATCTGCCTCAGTTTTCCTGTCCTGATGAGGTTTTGCTCCAAAGATTCCATCCAGAGTTGCTGTTACCgtgctgttgctgctgtcatgattttttttattgggaGAAGCCCTaaggagggtgctggggggccCCTCTAGCAGGGGTTACTCAGGTCCCTGCTTGTTGTGGATGGGGCAGAAGGAAGGCCCCAGTTCATCACCAGAAAATGTCTCTCTCCACCAGCTGAGGAGAGTCTACAGCTGGACCCTCTATCTCTGATCAGGTACAGCATGGAGAGCTTGGATGAGTTTGACGAGTACCCCCTCAATATATCATTTTGCAAGCTGATTTCCTCAGAGGAATTTGAGGAGCAGTGTTTGACCTACACTGAGCAATGCCTGCAAGAGCTGTACTTAAACATGGAGCAGAACCCAAGGATCTGAGAGGGCTttgagaaagcagaaacaaatggagaaggaaaaagctggCTTGATACCCTATTTGAAGGTACTTGTAATGCCTTTTTAGTGAGGTTACTGGATCTTAGCATTAGGATGAAAATGAGATAGGATGGTGTGGTGcattttggtctttttttttgaaaacaaatttaaaatttgtgtgtgtgtgtcagctGAATGCTCCATCTTAAGGCACATGAAATCCCAATTTTGTACAGGTATCTGTTGCTTATATTTCTTGGAGTGCTAGCATACCTGAATTTCCTGGACACATTGATCTCTTGGAGTCCTCCACAGTAATTCCCGAGTACCCTGGATGCACTCCTGTCATAGGGCTAAGATGAACCACTCTTAAGGCTGGAAGTGCAATATGAGGTCTCCTGTCCTCACACACTAGCTTTGATTTTGAAATTAGTTTGTAGAGCATTGAAGGTCCTgaataaatgtaaatgttacTGAAATCCCTTTGTAGTGACAAATAATAAATTccattgtaaagaaaaaagtaaaacaccATCACTATCTAGAAGAAACACTGTACTTTTAAGCTATATCATCACAGACAGGGAAGAGACCTGGAGTACAgttggaaatatttcagaagttgTTGGTATAAATTTTCCCTGTTGTAGGAACTTTCTAGATTTGAGGTGAGTAGTACATCTACTTGTGGCATCCAACATTTGGGGCATGCTAGCATTCCCTAGGGAAATGCAGTGGATAGATAGGGCACCAACTCATTCTGTATCTGCTCTACTCCATAGATTTTTGTAAGCCTGTACTTGGGTTTGGTCCCTTGATCATGCTTCTCATTTGGAGGCCACTTTGGTGGTGCTGAAGACCCAGCAGCAGATCTAACAGCTCCCTGAGTGAGACAAACATATAGGGAATCTTCCCATACACTGATAAATGGCAGAGGGCTGAACGGGTTGTGCTGTTGCAGTTGCTCTTTAGAGCTTTGAGGAATGTTGTGGAAGGCAAAGGCTTAAGAGCAGCCCAATGATTGCTTGGACTGACCTGCTGTCAGTTTCTGGGGACTACACAGAGCATGTGAACATCAGCTGTGTTGGGCTGTAGTTCTGTTCCAAAGACCAGAAGGAGCAGAGTGCCCGGGGTGCAGGGAGTGCTGAGCAAGCTCGGGAGCCCCGCCCAGCTCCGCAGTTCTTTCAATGGGTGTGTGAGGTGGTGGAGGGGCGGTGGTGGCTCTAGGGGCTTAACATCGCTGAAGTGAAGTGTCAGGATCTTCTtaccttccttttctctgttttctagGCCAAGTTTTTTcaggctctgcagggagagctgagtAACTCTTAACTATATGGGCATTGCAGagttgaaagaaaaagtatGCCAGCTGAGACGAGACATGCAGAGAGCAAACAGCTATGCTTGTGGTAATTACCAGGTTTCAGCTTCCATTTGGGATTGGAGACCCTTCCTAGCCACTGGTACTGCTGCTCTTCCTATCAGGCTCAGCTTGATTTCTTCTCTGCCATTAGTTAGtgatgcagaagagaaaaagtgcAGAATGTGGTAACTGGGTATCTTTCCTGGGTGGAAGGGAGAGgatggggctgcaggcaggctTGCAGGTAGcatctgtgcctggagcagtggTTTTAAATGCCAGTTGGCTTGACTTTGCCTTTCATCTTCCTAAAGCAGTAGTAGTTCCTGATCATTATGGAGAATTTTGAGAGAAAAGTGGCTGTTTATTGAGGACTGGAACACAAAAACTTTACCTAGCTTGTCTCTGAATTTTTCATGGCTTTGTGGACTGTGTTAGACTGCTCATGTCTACTAAAACATGCCTGGCAGGACTTGCTTCCAGAGCCAGATTCTGGTTTGCCACCTGGAGAGAAAAGAGCAGGTTCAATACCACTGTATACAAGCATGGTGTTTCTGCTGTGGCTCTTTGTACAGCAGTTACTTGCAGTACAGAGGAGAGTGTGCAGTTCCTCCTAGCTTAATAGATGGGATAAGTGTTTTTAAGATTAAGGGAATAAAATTGAATATAGGCGGCGAGTGTTAAAAGTGAGGGAGCAGAGGTGATGGCTTGCAGTGGTGTGTACAAGGACAGATCTTGAACCTGACTGCCTAGATGTGAGGGCTTGCTGAGCAAACACTTAAATGCTCAGCTGTCTGTGCCCCACTGAGCTGAACAGCATACTTCAGAAAGAACCTAAATGATCCATTGATTTAATTGCCGTGTATTCTTACCTCCTCCAACTGCTTTTGTCTCTTAGCAGTGAAGATCAGGTGCActcaggttttttgtttcctgtgtttTAGCCTGTGACAAGCACACCTTTCCCTCCAGCGTATCTGTATGAAGGTTGGGAAGAGGCTGTTGAGAGgaactgctgctccctgccctgggacGCTGGGCATTAAGACAACTACTGCTTGACTGCAGTGTCATAAAAGGAGGGCAAGGCCTTCCCTGGCCGTTAGGGGTAGCTCTACCTCATTCCCTACGAATTGGTTGAGACGATGAATCTGCTGAATCCTGTGTGCAAGCACTGCCTGGTTTTGGGAACTGCAAATAGCGGTATTGTGGGTTTGGGAACAGCCTAAGATTATAACTACTTCAGCTGAGGCTTAAGTGTAATAGGGCAAGCTGGAGAGGGAAAGCCCTGCTGTGGTACCGTGTTCTGGTCactggaggtggtggtgggaggggTAGTTCAGCCCTTACCTTTATGAGGTGCCCCTCCAGCCTTGCTGGCTGCTCACAAATGCCTCTCACTGTGGTAATTGCCAGTGTGAGTTGTAGGAGTGCAGGGAAGCACTAGAAAGATGGCTGGCACTTTGTGGTCTTTTTTAGAAGATACTACCCCAGATCAACTGTTTTGCTGCTGGATACAGaaacatatgtgtgtgtgtatcccccttttttaaaatctctatCTGAGCACAAACCACTTGCTGCAGCTGCAAGTTTCTGTAAGAGAAATGTGTTCACTTACTTTGCAAGACATctgatttatcttctgtttttcagggCATCACTAAACCTTATTTCCTGgattttttgggtggttttcaTGAGCCACAAGCTCTATGTTTCATCACACCCTTTAAAACAAACTTTCCTCTTTGATCAGCTCTTCAAAGCTCCACATTTCCCCCTGACTGAAAGGGCCAATCACCATAAATCTGGCAGAGCTTTAGGAATTGCCTTTAACCCATTTGGCTGTGTGAGCTCAGTAAAAGGACATTATTATTCCCCTTCATGGTAAGCTGTGAAAATGCATCAAAAAGCATTTGCTTCTTGTCTCAGCTTCAGTGTTGTTTTCCCCAGGAAACAAAAGGACTCATCCTAGTGAGGAGGCAGCCTTAGTCCCACTTGTGTGGTAGCCTCAATGTCCTGAGgatcctctgcctttccttacCTGGAGGCACAGCTTCTTTACTCTGCTAGTGGTAGGTGCACAGAGAGACAAGGAGCCAGGCTGCAGCCATGGTCAGGTCTGTGCACGCAGGAGCTGATTGTTAGACCCAGTTAAATTCTGTCACACCAAGTGCTAAAGAGGAGTGAGGATCATCATCTGATTTTTGTCATATGCCACTTGCTTAAGTGAGGAGCCAAGCACTGCTGCCCTCCCATCAGCAGTGGTTTGTGTCAGACAGTGAACTCTGGGGCACAGATTGGCTTGTTACAGAcactcagtttttaaaactacagAGTTCACttggattttcttctccttgcccCTTGCCAGTGTGAAGATGTGGGGTCACACTGGAAACCTCAATGCAACATTTATCTAAGTAGAtctatgtttatttttttattattatttttgcaataGTCTTATGATAAAGGAATAGCAGAAtgtctcagaaatattttttattagcaAAAGGCACCACTGCTAATTTGCATATGCTGAAGCTGCATATGTTGTCTGGGTTGCAGCAAGGGCAACCAGCACTAAGGTTCACTCAGAACTGCTTGCCTGTAGTATGTAAAAGTCACAGCTCTGCACTGTGAGTCCTGCTATcacaaaataattgtttcttcttgtttttttcccctcttatttTTAGCCTTAGTAATTGTTACCTGCTTGTCTAATTGTACTGGCAGGGTGAGTAGGTATGAATTTCTTCTTGTCTATCAGTGTCCCCTGCATAACTGCCTGTATCTGTCAGGATTTGGGTGCATAAGTGACAGAGCACTTGGCTGTGCATGCCGTGGTGGGGACCTTTGCACTTAGAAAAGCTGACAGAGCTGGTATGATAGGAATCATgataattctatgattaaagAATTAGTGGGCACCTTCATGGTGTTATTTCAAATGCATCATACACATCTATTTTAAGACTCCAAACAAAGCTGCATAACAGCCCAGGCACCAGAATTTCCTGTCCCTACAGAAAGAAAGCATCAGCTAGGAGTAACACAGTCTGACATCTGAAAGATAATTCTCCCAGTATCTCTCAGTGATGAAAATGGCCAGATCAGAAGGACTGGAGAGTCAAAGTCCTCTGTTGTATATTTATTGTCTCACCATTGTGATCTGTTCTGTTGAAAAACACAGCTGCTAAGGACAAGTTAACTCAGATCTCAAAAACCCTGCACTGAGACACCACAGAGGATGGCTGGGTGTACTGATAAGAAATTTTGACTTCAGGCATTTGGCAGAGATGTTCCTCATTCCCTTCCCATTGACTCCAGACATCCTCCTAGAACTAttgctttcagctgctgtttaCCTGGGGCTGCCAGAGGACAGGTTATGTGAGAGGAAAACTGTCTGTCCTGCTTGGGCCCAGGGTTTTGAATAGACTGAGGAAACCAGTAAGTTGGCACTggtttgaagtatttttttcccctctgtctctctgcagctgcaaagaCTGGGAAAGGGCAATATCCAAGGCAGTCATGGAGCAAGAAGCATACTCCAGAAGGCAGAATTAATCAGCTTCACTTCAATGTTCCTGAACTTCCCAGTTTGACCATGCCCAGGGTCTTTGGTCCTTTTCCAGAAGTCATGAATAAGCAGGTTTGTCAGTGGGAGCCACCTgactgggagctgtgggaggcTGTGCTTACCCCATACCCACCAGGAACAAGTCCTCTGGGCCATCCGTGGTCTATGCTGCCCTCACTGAAACACAGCATGTGAAATATCTCTTTCAGACTGCAGGATTTGATTAAAAAGTTTGCTCTGAGGATTTGCCCAGTAACTTAGATAATATTAGCCAAATAGGAAGTAGCTTATACTTGCTATGGGTGACTCCAGCCCTATtttcagaggagcagcagaaaaatccaTTATAAGGCACTCTCAACCCCACTATCCAAACCTCAGGACCTTGTCCTAGTAGAAAcagctgtaaaaagaaaaaaaagagcacaagcTGTCAGTTCAACTAATTTCATGGTAAAAAGCTGTCCCTGTGCTTTTGTCTGATGTGTACTTTTACCACCCACAGGTGAACAGACCTGTGACTTTAAGCCCTGATCTGAAATACCAGTGGACTTGTCTAACAACAAGTTAGAGCTAACAACAAGTGAGCAAGAAAAGGTAGGAAAGGATTGAATCATATGGAAGATAAGGCTAGCTtaaaacagacagaaagaatTCATGTTTCCTTCCTGGTGTTGGGGGAAGAGAGCACTTCTCCAGCTCTGTAACACTCCTTTTCTGTTGGTTTCAGTCAGTAACACAAAGATTAGCATCTTTCtgtttactctttttttaaaacccttCTCCTTGTAAGTTTATTCTCTCTTTGAGAGAATAAACCTGAACATTAAGTCAGTTCTTTTACTGAGTTTGTTTTCCCACAGCATGGCTGATTTGCATCCTCTAGTGATCAACTGGAGGTTTCTTTAACTCCCCCTCCAGGCTGCTAACTACATTAGTAAGCTGAGAAACGTGAACTCTTGGGATGGGTCTTTGCTAGCTACATGCAGTGACATAATTATCTTCTGATAGATGTTATCTTGCTGCATTGCATCTTCCCACACAAGAAGTCTCCAGGGAGTGACAAAGGAACGTGTCACTCAGCATTAGAGTGATGCAGATCTGGCTTTTGTTGTAGGAACTTTATGCTTTCTTTGGTGTTTCTCAGTTGAGCAAACTCACTTCTTAATGGTGTCTTGGGGAACATATTAAGAGGTGAAGTGCTCTGATCCTGCTCAGTTTTAATAGTGCTGGATCaacttaggagaaaaaaaaaaggaacatcttTGTCTCAACCTCAAATACTCATTGTATATATGCTCATTAACATAAGAGTAATAAACTATGCAAAGGAAATTTACTGTAAATGTTAATCTACTGTAAATCATTGTCTTAGTGACTTAAAAGTATATAGGGTAATATGACTGATGCCAAAGAGACATCCTGACTCCCACAAACtcagctgctggagaaaaggCAGGGATAAGTGTGGGAGGTTTAGTTACCTGCCACATTGCTAATACCAAGTCCTCACTGGAAATGTTCTCTTGTTTTAGACTTCTTGGCAATGCTCCCACACCTTCTCAAAGCCCTGGCTCTACTGGCACTAAACCTGCAGCCTCTGTTTTTAACACATACATGTCAGACAAGTTTCAAGGTGGTGCAGATGACATGGATACTAAGAAACCCAGCTCCAGTTCCCCTGCTTAAGGAGGCATAAAAGTCTCTTACATGAACAAACCTCTGCAAATAAACACTGCAAGCTCCCTAGCTGTGTGTGGAGACTGTTACACTCTACCAATGATTTCTGCAAAAGCTTTGGTTAGCAGGAGAGCTGTACTCTGCTAAAGATGCAGTGATATCTGTTAGCTTTCTTCACTACCAAACAGCAGATATTTAATTGCTGGCAAGTGGGATTCATTAAATGAGAGCAGAATGCAGGTAGGCACCCTTAACTTAATATTGCTTGGCTTCTAACTGAAGCAGTCTCTCCTCTGATGCATTACAGCCATGTTAAAAGGGGCTATATCAATGTGAAACAATTCTAAGTATCTTAAttccctctgcctctgcagaaATGGAGTGCCTAGGAATCCCTCTGCTTTACTTGCTCCTGCCTGGCGTGGATGTGAATcaacaacaaaggaaaaagaactttGCATCATGTGGTCCTTGCTTTGCCATGTACCTTTGAGTAGATCCCTTTGGCATCCTTGCTTCCAACTGCTTCTTATGGTTCTTGTCAAAATATTAATACAGGACATGCTATGTGGAGAGTAGGACTGGGGCATTTGGAAGACCCCAACAGTTAAACTCCCTCACAGCCAgaagggaggtggtagattcaTGCAAAAGGTCAGGTGAAAAAATTGAGTGTTCTAGTCTGGCCAGCACTGTCTTTTTTTCACTCCATAAATGGTTGGATAAATTGACATTGCCACCCTAAGGACCAACAAAAAATGGTAACACAGTAGTGATGGATCTCCTGTTAGGAGTGTGGAAAATTACCTCTATGAATAGCTTGAGATTACCTCCTGAGGGAGACCTATTGTACAGATTTAATTGTATTTCTCTCTTAATTAATCAGCTGTTAGTAATTACATCCTGCATTcttgcaatggaaaaaaataaaactggctGTTGAGACTGTGCTTAAATCataggaaggagagaaaattacACTGCAAAGAGTATCAGTCTTGTAAACAGCTTTAATTTGCTACTTAGCTATTCATcaattaaataacattttcaaataaaagcattCTGGAAAACACAGCAGCCACAATTAACAGCAGTGCCAGTCAGGCTAGCTTAAAGTAACTCCTCTGCCATCTCAACAATACACAATTTTGAAATGGTTCAGATAGTAGTTTAGCTTATCAGCTGACAGCTGAGAGAAATGCTGGCTTCCCCTCTTTGCTAGGAGACACAGACAGACAAGCTCAGTTTGTGCTTTCAAATTATCTCTTACAAGAGCAGCATTCTTGTCTTGTTCAGCTTCTatttagaaacttttttttccttaaatgacAACTGCAGTTCCTCAttgcctccttttcctctttgcacACTCAACAGCTGCCTGGCTGTGGTACTGGATCCTCCAGCAGATACTGTTGTTTTCCACATCCCCCTCCTGTGCTACAGTCTCAGGTTACTTGGTCAGAAGCCCTGTGCCTTGTTCTTCTCTGGGGACAACTCTAAGAAAGGTAATTTGTTCTCAGATATGGTAGTTTGATTATCCTGTCCCtgtgcacagaaagaaaaggcactGTTTACAATGGCAAGGTAAggcagaaaagtaattttttcatcatcatcttGTTTCCTAAGTGGAGATGGATTTCAGTGGAGAAAACCGGTGAGGTTGACATGTGCGAGGCTTGCTGCCCTCTCCTGGTGTCATCAGGGGCCATGCGTTAGATCTCACAGCTGCCCCTAGATTAAGGTTTTCCACTTCAGAGATGATGAGTCCTGCAGGAATGGAGAGAGGAAGCTGATTTATAGATGGAAAAGGTTATTTTAACCAGCAGTGTTTTGATTAGGATTAGCTGGAGCAAATCAGCCTGGCACAGCTTTTGAACTGTCAGTTGAAAGGCAAGTGTGCTGATCAGGTTCTCAGAATCTGCAGGTGGTGCCCCTGCAGTTTTCCCATACTGAAAAAGGGATTGGAACCCAACACTGCTGAGCCTGCAAGTTACTCTTGCCCAATTTTCTGTGAGCATTAGCACTCAGTATATGTTTTATCATCATGGCCCATCAGAGCATACCAGCTGCAGATGCATACGATCTCACCTTCTAATGTGACTGAACAGAGAAGGTACTCACCTtgtagaaataattttactcCTGACAGCTACTAAAGCTCAGCTTGTTGAGTTGTGTACAACaatcagaggcagcagctctccacAGCGGGAATTCAGTTTTAAGGATGCAAAGTGATCTAACCTTGTGGGCCCAATGTTAAGGATTGCAATGGGCAGCTTCTTCTCCTGGGCAGCAAGAGCAAACCTGTAACCAGAGTATACCTGCAGGAataccagaaaacaaaattattgtCAATTTTAGCAAAACAAGAgtaagggaagagaaaggactAAGGGAAGTACAATAATTGCTGTTGGCAGTAGGAGAAGGGGCTATATGTCCATGCTGTGTCAGAcagctgcatttatttcagGTAGAAAATATCTTAATTCAGGAGTGCACAGAAAAGAACAGCTTTTAACCTCTGTCAGTGAAGGATTTGCAGTTTCATAGAAACTCAAACTTCACAGTACACTGAAGGGCAATGCCCCTTTCTTTTAGTATCTCTCAGCAGCTGTTGTTACTAGTTATCATAGGTACTTAAATGCTTCTACTTTGATGGTTCTCACATGGCTCAGCTTAGGTAGAACAAGAATGAACCTAAGGCATTTCAATCATTCCTGTACAAAGGATTATAAGCTTAGGATGCGCAAGCTCAAGGAATTTATCTTCAGAACCCTGAAGCCAAGAGAATCACAATCAGGCAGCCTTGGTTTTATCTCCGTCTGGGAGGTGTTAAGAATAGTTTCTTTTGATGTATTAGAactttttcctggaaaaaaatggtataTACACTCTATTCCAAGAGCTTACAGGAATTAAACAAACAGGGGTTTCTGATCTACCTTACCTTATAGATAAGAGACTAATGGAGAAAACACATTGTGATACAAAGGACAGTCCTAAGCAGCAAGCAGAGATATTTCTGTTATCTTCTTGGGAATTACAGATCCTAAAATCTGGTATGTCATGCAGTGTTCCATAAGGCCTAGAAAGCTGCCAAAAGCTAAAacatttaagcaaaaaaaaagtgggatGGTGATCTCTGCAGGTCTGAATTGTCTCAGGTATCTTGGCTTTATGCCCAGCTGTGAACCTACAATGTAGGAGGAGGTATCAGAGAGAGCTCCAAACATGTAAATGGAGTTACATATAGCAGCATGAAGTAGACTGGGATGAGTGTGACAAGAGAGCCCAAACAGGCCAACTGTGGAGACAGATTCTAaccacagtaaaaataaaataccaagaAGCTCTAGAGAGGCTGTTGTGATCCACATGCAATTAGTGGTCCTGAATTGTGGCAGCAAGGGTTattgcaggcagagcagcacagacacaggaaTGCAGTGTGGAAGGAAGACCTGCTTACCTGCATAGAGGATCCTGCCACCAGCATGGAATCCGATTCCGCCAGGCGTTGGTGCACAAAATTTACTTTTTCCCGGCTGACTGTGTCTCCAAAGAAGGTCACATCAGGCTTCAGGATTCCACCACATTTACAGCAGGCAGGGACCTGGAAATTACGCACCTGCTCGTCCGTCAGGAAGACATCCCCATCCGGAGCCAC
Proteins encoded in this region:
- the PLA2G1B gene encoding phospholipase A2, which encodes MKSLALFFLLLGVAACADVSPRAVWEFRSMIKCTIPASHPLWDYGDYGCYCGLGGSGTPVDELDRCCQVHDACYSKATKLDSCKFLLDNPYTEMYKYSCSKGEITCHTKNNECEMFICNCDRAAAMCFAKASYDPAHRNLDTAKHCK